A genomic window from Chitinophaga pollutisoli includes:
- a CDS encoding alpha-1,2-fucosyltransferase: protein MITLSRQYGQTSNNFIQHIHIDAFCRANGLKFRNPRMSKYYKTYPNLRTAGYGDSVLGMKIRKALSFKPIYRFDIEHNQEVYDRDLLAKQPMYCEGWFFRSPDEVISRYIPIYKTLFQPGFDTRPLDEKYLQAPNGEVRIAVHIRRGDYKEWLDGMYYFEDDVYIDKIRQLLTLLGKPAKIIIFTNDAQLDLAVYQEAFGDVVVSGNSVAEDHYLMSQCDYILGPFSTFSLWASFIGETKFHHFFRKDEAISLERFRVCRGNWW from the coding sequence ATGATCACGCTTAGCCGCCAGTACGGACAAACCAGCAACAACTTTATCCAGCACATACATATCGATGCTTTCTGCCGGGCCAACGGGCTGAAGTTCCGCAATCCCCGGATGAGCAAATACTATAAAACATACCCTAACCTGCGGACCGCAGGATACGGTGATTCCGTGCTGGGCATGAAGATCCGCAAAGCCCTTTCCTTCAAGCCTATCTATCGTTTCGATATAGAACACAACCAGGAAGTGTATGACCGTGACCTGCTGGCAAAGCAACCGATGTACTGCGAAGGATGGTTTTTCCGGTCACCGGATGAAGTGATCAGCCGTTATATTCCTATTTACAAAACGCTTTTCCAGCCCGGATTCGATACCCGGCCGCTCGATGAAAAATACCTGCAGGCGCCAAACGGCGAAGTCCGGATTGCGGTGCACATCCGGCGCGGCGATTATAAAGAATGGCTCGACGGGATGTATTACTTCGAAGATGACGTCTATATCGACAAAATCAGGCAACTGCTGACGCTGCTGGGCAAACCGGCGAAGATCATCATCTTCACCAACGATGCGCAACTGGATCTCGCTGTATACCAGGAAGCATTTGGCGATGTAGTGGTTTCTGGAAATTCAGTAGCGGAAGATCATTATCTCATGTCGCAATGCGATTATATTCTTGGGCCGTTCAGCACGTTTTCGTTGTGGGCCAGCTTTATCGGAGAAACTAAATTCCATCATTTCTTCCGGAAAGATGAAGCGATCAGCCTGGAGCGCTTCCGGGTTTGCCGCGGTAACTGGTGGTAG
- a CDS encoding alpha-1,2-fucosyltransferase: MITLLSLYGQTSNNFVQHIHLDAFCRANGKRFFTPRMRRYYGTYPNLAKAGYGTGKLYMKMLHKLSFKPVIRFDDEAQQASYKRRLLESGNHFVEGWWFRMPDEVIARYAPLYREHFRPGFNTHWLDKDFLQRPNGEALIAVHVRRGDFKTWAGGIYYYSDEVYIDKIHQLTRQLDRPAKIILFTNDPDIDLPLYRKACKNVLLSGNGVAEDHYLMSQCDYIIGPFSTFSLWASFIGDTKFQHIHSEEETIALEKFRVFGGNW, from the coding sequence ATGATTACACTGCTCAGCCTGTACGGTCAAACCAGCAACAACTTCGTACAACACATCCACCTCGATGCCTTTTGCCGCGCCAACGGGAAAAGATTCTTTACGCCCCGCATGCGCCGGTATTACGGCACATATCCGAATCTTGCCAAAGCGGGATACGGCACTGGGAAACTATATATGAAGATGCTGCACAAGCTCTCCTTCAAACCGGTCATCCGGTTCGATGATGAGGCGCAGCAAGCCAGCTATAAACGCCGGCTTCTCGAAAGCGGCAATCATTTCGTGGAGGGCTGGTGGTTCAGAATGCCGGATGAAGTGATCGCCCGATACGCCCCCCTTTACCGGGAACACTTCCGGCCAGGTTTTAACACGCATTGGCTGGATAAAGACTTCCTGCAGCGCCCGAACGGCGAAGCGCTTATCGCAGTGCACGTCCGCCGCGGCGATTTCAAAACCTGGGCAGGCGGAATTTACTACTACAGCGACGAGGTATACATCGATAAAATCCACCAGCTGACGCGGCAACTCGACCGTCCCGCCAAGATCATCCTGTTCACCAACGACCCGGACATCGACCTGCCCCTTTACCGCAAAGCATGCAAGAACGTATTGTTGTCTGGCAATGGCGTGGCGGAGGATCATTACCTCATGTCGCAATGCGATTATATCATCGGGCCATTCAGTACTTTCTCGCTCTGGGCCAGTTTCATAGGGGACACGAAGTTCCAGCATATCCACAGCGAGGAGGAAACGATCGCGCTGGAAAAGTTCCGGGTGTTCGGGGGCAATTGGTAG
- a CDS encoding HAD family hydrolase, which yields MTNITTIAFDADDTLWVNEPYFQETEQKCCALLEDYLPHHTVSQELFRTEMQNLPLYGYGVKAFMLCMIETILRVSNNTANPEILHKALEYGKELLAKPVELLEGVEDVLQALKGHYRLVVATKGDLLDQERKLLKSGLNHHFHHIEIMSDKGEKDYNKLLRHLDCQPENFLMVGNSLKSDVLPVLAIGGHAIHIPYHTTWAYEKIDHNVEHDNFRSVIAIPEILPLLLA from the coding sequence ATGACGAATATCACTACGATCGCATTCGACGCCGACGATACCCTGTGGGTCAACGAGCCCTACTTCCAGGAAACCGAACAGAAATGCTGCGCCCTCCTCGAAGATTACCTCCCCCACCACACCGTTTCCCAGGAACTGTTCCGCACCGAAATGCAGAACCTTCCCCTCTATGGTTACGGCGTGAAAGCCTTCATGCTCTGCATGATCGAAACCATCCTCCGCGTTTCCAACAATACCGCCAACCCGGAAATCCTCCATAAAGCCCTGGAATACGGCAAAGAACTGCTCGCCAAACCCGTGGAACTCCTCGAAGGCGTGGAAGACGTGCTCCAGGCGCTGAAAGGGCATTACCGCCTCGTGGTAGCCACCAAAGGCGACCTCCTAGACCAGGAGCGCAAACTCCTCAAATCGGGCCTTAACCACCATTTCCACCACATCGAAATCATGAGCGATAAAGGCGAAAAGGATTATAACAAACTCCTCCGCCACCTCGACTGCCAGCCCGAAAACTTCCTCATGGTCGGCAACTCCCTTAAATCGGATGTGCTGCCTGTGCTCGCCATCGGCGGCCACGCCATCCACATCCCCTACCACACCACCTGGGCGTACGAAAAAATCGACCACAACGTGGAACACGACAACTTCCGGTCTGTGATTGCCATCCCGGAAATCTTGCCATTGCTGTTAGCTTAA
- a CDS encoding cyclic GMP-AMP synthase DncV-like nucleotidyltransferase: MANCDHLFSKYNDEIRIGSKKNGRMMDSKNALRKRIRKWFKDNHPEYEPKFFIQGSYKMKTGIRTKDDICDLDDGVYFFRKPDVTGTTLQGWIWDAVNGYTDTDPEHRKKCIRSIFAGDYEIDHPVYYKIDGAPYRIAVKDAEFEDSDPKEMVDWFNKKKDKEGRLIAQVMNLKGWCDHKRNKMPSGLAMTILASNAKSKIVLNERADITLRDILKEIKKALDNKFECIVPAVPGDDLFASYDQTRKNNFMDALSDFISDADKALQEDNELTASKLWRKHLGDRFPLGEDKQQNQSQTRVNSAIITGAATSNPWGK; encoded by the coding sequence ATGGCAAATTGTGATCACTTGTTTAGCAAGTACAATGATGAAATCCGAATCGGAAGTAAAAAGAATGGTCGGATGATGGATTCTAAAAATGCGCTACGTAAACGTATCCGCAAATGGTTTAAAGACAACCATCCAGAGTATGAACCTAAGTTCTTCATTCAGGGCTCTTATAAGATGAAGACAGGCATTCGTACCAAAGACGATATATGCGATCTGGATGATGGTGTCTACTTTTTCCGCAAACCAGATGTGACCGGAACTACACTCCAGGGATGGATATGGGACGCTGTTAATGGTTACACAGACACTGATCCAGAACATAGAAAAAAATGTATACGCTCCATCTTCGCTGGTGACTATGAAATTGACCATCCAGTGTATTATAAGATTGATGGGGCACCATATAGGATTGCTGTTAAAGATGCTGAATTTGAAGACAGTGATCCAAAAGAAATGGTGGATTGGTTCAATAAGAAAAAGGACAAGGAGGGAAGACTGATTGCTCAGGTTATGAATCTCAAAGGATGGTGCGACCATAAACGCAATAAGATGCCCAGCGGGTTGGCAATGACCATCCTTGCATCAAATGCAAAAAGTAAGATCGTGCTTAATGAACGCGCTGATATTACTCTGCGTGACATTCTTAAGGAAATTAAGAAGGCTTTAGATAACAAATTTGAATGCATCGTTCCCGCAGTGCCTGGCGATGACCTTTTCGCAAGTTATGACCAAACACGTAAGAATAATTTTATGGACGCTCTGAGCGACTTTATATCAGATGCGGATAAAGCGCTGCAGGAAGATAACGAGCTTACAGCCAGCAAGCTTTGGCGTAAACACTTAGGAGATCGATTCCCGCTGGGAGAGGATAAGCAACAAAATCAGTCGCAGACTCGTGTAAACTCCGCAATTATTACTGGGGCAGCAACTTCAAATCCTTGGGGGAAATGA
- a CDS encoding sigma-70 family RNA polymerase sigma factor: MELGKYYSQNDKKLVQVNDQEWKVALKKCKNHIEWKLKAKTISGAHSASVLGGDPVEHYLGVAYEKLLAGDWEWKDEYGLAEQMIRIIDSQISKQVEKAETRKAHESQVVYMDMETGFYDIADAPLTPREEIMMDAQLQAIEKAIDGDDQLLFIVEALKEGKKRAEIAELLDITPRQLDKLKEKIKRRIVDQIF; this comes from the coding sequence ATGGAACTTGGTAAATATTACAGTCAAAACGATAAGAAGCTTGTCCAGGTCAATGATCAGGAATGGAAGGTGGCGCTCAAGAAATGCAAAAATCATATTGAATGGAAGCTGAAGGCTAAAACCATATCCGGTGCACATTCAGCATCTGTATTAGGTGGAGACCCTGTAGAGCATTACCTTGGCGTGGCTTATGAGAAGCTGTTAGCGGGAGACTGGGAATGGAAGGACGAATATGGTCTTGCTGAACAAATGATCAGGATAATCGATAGCCAGATCAGTAAGCAAGTTGAAAAGGCTGAGACCAGAAAGGCTCACGAAAGCCAAGTGGTATACATGGATATGGAGACAGGCTTCTATGATATTGCGGACGCTCCCCTTACTCCCCGTGAAGAAATAATGATGGACGCACAATTACAGGCGATCGAAAAGGCTATCGATGGTGATGACCAGCTTCTGTTTATTGTGGAAGCCTTAAAGGAAGGAAAGAAAAGAGCAGAAATAGCCGAATTATTAGATATAACCCCTCGGCAACTGGATAAACTCAAGGAGAAAATTAAAAGAAGGATCGTAGATCAAATATTTTAG
- a CDS encoding patatin-like phospholipase family protein translates to MNESATKKFRILSIDGGGIRGLIPAKVLADLEQEIQREVPGAKLYEYFDLICGTSTGAILAVAIALGVPAAKLVDFYHEHARAIFPIWYLKILPRKSRVLFTSIYSNKELHHLLAKTYASANNGSIPLLNDCKTKVCIPTFNGNDGKINVLKTKHHVDYSRDYKIPAHEAVLSSASAPIYFPLTPLIFPINMAVDQTSI, encoded by the coding sequence ATGAATGAAAGTGCAACCAAGAAATTTAGGATTTTATCTATTGATGGCGGGGGAATAAGGGGGCTAATACCTGCTAAGGTCTTAGCAGATCTGGAACAGGAAATACAACGAGAGGTTCCAGGTGCTAAGCTCTATGAGTATTTTGATTTGATCTGTGGGACCTCAACGGGAGCCATCCTGGCTGTGGCCATAGCGTTGGGGGTTCCTGCAGCCAAACTGGTCGACTTCTACCATGAGCACGCCCGGGCAATTTTTCCCATATGGTATCTGAAGATTCTTCCACGCAAAAGTCGTGTCTTATTTACATCTATATATAGTAATAAGGAACTCCATCATCTACTGGCCAAAACCTATGCAAGCGCCAATAATGGCTCAATACCATTACTAAACGATTGTAAGACAAAAGTTTGCATTCCTACATTTAACGGAAATGATGGTAAGATCAATGTGCTGAAAACTAAACATCACGTTGATTATTCGCGTGACTACAAAATACCAGCTCATGAAGCAGTGTTATCCAGCGCTTCAGCACCTATCTATTTCCCCCTCACTCCTTTAATTTTTCCAATCAATATGGCAGTGGATCAAACGTCAATATGA
- a CDS encoding dienelactone hydrolase family protein produces MHTKKIIYSGTPLKQASRALIMVHGRGGSAEDILTLAPMLAVGDYALLAPQATGNTWYPHSFLMPQEDNEPWLSAAIEVLASTVQEIVDAGITHDRIYFTGFSQGACLTLEFAARHAVRYGGIAAFTGGLIGDHVHRSNYTGDFAQTPVFIGSSDPDMHVPVKRVRETETVYADLHADIHIKIYPNMGHTISGDEINIVNEKIFGKV; encoded by the coding sequence ATGCATACAAAGAAGATCATCTACTCCGGCACACCGCTGAAACAGGCTTCACGGGCGCTGATTATGGTTCACGGGCGCGGCGGGTCCGCGGAAGATATCCTGACGCTGGCGCCCATGCTGGCCGTGGGCGATTATGCACTGTTGGCGCCTCAGGCTACGGGGAACACCTGGTACCCGCATTCGTTCCTCATGCCGCAGGAAGATAATGAACCCTGGCTCTCCGCCGCTATCGAAGTACTGGCCTCTACCGTGCAGGAAATCGTGGATGCGGGGATTACCCATGACCGGATCTACTTCACCGGCTTCTCGCAGGGCGCCTGCCTCACGCTGGAATTCGCGGCGCGGCATGCCGTGCGCTACGGTGGCATCGCGGCTTTCACCGGCGGGCTGATCGGCGATCATGTGCACCGCTCGAATTACACGGGAGATTTTGCGCAAACGCCCGTTTTCATCGGCAGCAGCGATCCCGACATGCACGTGCCCGTCAAGCGCGTGCGCGAAACGGAAACGGTGTACGCCGACCTACATGCAGATATTCACATCAAAATCTATCCCAATATGGGCCACACGATTTCCGGCGATGAAATCAACATCGTCAACGAAAAAATATTCGGCAAAGTGTGA
- a CDS encoding SEC-C domain-containing protein, with product MSADLSLFNREAALLVQQYPELEHVMIKGKIPFVHGQLLLKDEAGDVITEYSIRMEPGPDYPNWFPWVFETGGRIPINIDWHIFENKGNCCIASAPEEALICRKGITLTSFVRFQVIPYFFNQLHRERMGFFLNERSHGNLGHLEFFMEEFETKDLSIVIKLLNEARSRKEPKSNSRCICGSKRKYQKCHRPAVRKIAALTNMELDHYLKIANDFIRDRKVPKEESITNF from the coding sequence ATGAGTGCTGATCTATCCTTATTTAATCGAGAGGCTGCACTTTTAGTACAGCAATACCCTGAGTTGGAGCACGTGATGATAAAGGGGAAAATTCCTTTTGTACATGGTCAATTACTACTAAAAGATGAAGCGGGAGACGTTATTACTGAGTACAGTATTCGTATGGAGCCAGGGCCAGATTATCCCAATTGGTTCCCATGGGTTTTTGAAACAGGAGGAAGAATACCCATTAATATCGACTGGCATATTTTCGAAAATAAAGGAAACTGCTGTATTGCATCTGCGCCGGAAGAAGCTTTAATATGCCGCAAAGGGATTACTTTAACATCGTTTGTTCGATTCCAAGTAATCCCCTATTTTTTCAACCAACTCCACAGGGAACGAATGGGTTTCTTCCTGAATGAACGTTCCCATGGAAACCTTGGGCATCTTGAATTTTTTATGGAGGAGTTTGAAACAAAAGACCTATCTATCGTCATAAAGCTGTTAAATGAAGCACGATCACGAAAGGAACCCAAGAGCAATAGTCGATGTATATGTGGTAGTAAGCGCAAATATCAGAAGTGCCACCGTCCAGCGGTCAGGAAGATCGCTGCGTTGACCAATATGGAGTTGGATCATTATCTGAAAATAGCCAATGATTTTATAAGGGACCGGAAGGTTCCCAAAGAAGAATCAATAACTAATTTTTAA
- a CDS encoding DUF417 family protein: MKIVYSFLAFASRFDKAGIRLLRIAVSVILIWIGALKFVPYEAEGITPFVANSPFMRFFYHHPEEYRQHRNKEGEVSPANISWHQINNTYGYSYGLGLLLMGIGALLLLNRANPVLGATGAVLTAIMGIGTLSFLLTTPETWVPDIGGDHHGFPYLAAPGRLVLKDLIMLAAAVVLLTDSAKMALARREKKG, translated from the coding sequence ATGAAAATCGTATATTCATTCCTGGCGTTCGCGTCCCGTTTCGACAAAGCCGGTATCCGGCTGTTACGCATCGCCGTTTCCGTCATACTAATCTGGATCGGCGCGCTGAAATTCGTGCCTTACGAAGCGGAAGGCATCACGCCTTTCGTGGCAAACAGTCCATTCATGCGCTTTTTCTACCATCATCCGGAAGAATACCGCCAGCATCGCAATAAAGAAGGCGAAGTTTCGCCGGCCAACATCTCCTGGCACCAGATCAACAATACATATGGTTATTCCTACGGACTGGGACTGCTGCTGATGGGCATAGGCGCATTGCTGCTGCTGAACCGGGCCAATCCGGTTTTAGGTGCCACCGGGGCCGTGCTGACGGCCATTATGGGCATAGGAACCTTATCTTTTTTGTTAACGACGCCGGAAACCTGGGTGCCTGACATCGGCGGTGACCATCATGGTTTCCCCTACCTGGCCGCGCCGGGCAGACTCGTGCTGAAGGATCTGATTATGCTGGCGGCAGCGGTGGTATTATTGACGGATTCCGCGAAAATGGCACTCGCGCGCCGGGAGAAAAAAGGATGA
- a CDS encoding ring-cleaving dioxygenase, translating to MQQLVTGIHHITAMCDGSQRNIDFYCGILGLRLVKKTVNFDAPDVYHFYYGDEAGSPGSILTFFPFEGIMKGRRGKGMLNTTAFSVPHASLDYWRQRLQRFNVNAKPPQERFGTENYLYFEDPDGLGLELVFNDNDPRPPFSYGHIPLEHSIKGFFSAEIWEEGYEKTADLLTSLLDHKLIGQHDNRFRFAAADKPGNYIDILCSPDSLRGLSGGGTVHHIAFATPDRQAQTEVRGKLMEKSFNPTPILDRNYFTSIYFREPGGVLFEIATLGPGFAVDEAADHLGEALKLPQQYEPMRAELLESLPKVSVQLDNFR from the coding sequence ATGCAACAACTCGTCACCGGCATCCACCACATCACCGCCATGTGCGACGGCTCCCAGCGCAATATCGATTTCTATTGCGGCATCCTCGGCCTCCGCCTCGTGAAAAAAACCGTCAACTTCGACGCCCCCGACGTTTACCATTTTTATTATGGTGACGAAGCCGGCTCTCCTGGATCCATACTCACTTTCTTCCCCTTTGAAGGCATCATGAAAGGCAGAAGGGGCAAAGGCATGCTCAATACCACGGCCTTTTCCGTGCCTCATGCTTCGCTGGATTACTGGCGGCAACGGCTGCAGCGCTTCAACGTCAACGCCAAACCGCCGCAGGAACGCTTCGGCACCGAAAATTACCTTTACTTCGAAGACCCCGACGGCCTGGGCCTCGAACTGGTGTTCAACGACAATGATCCCCGCCCGCCGTTCTCTTACGGGCATATTCCCCTTGAACATTCCATCAAGGGCTTCTTTTCCGCAGAAATCTGGGAAGAAGGATATGAGAAAACGGCCGATCTGCTGACCAGCCTGCTCGACCACAAACTCATTGGCCAGCACGATAACCGCTTCCGCTTCGCCGCCGCCGACAAACCCGGCAATTACATCGATATCCTTTGCTCACCCGATAGCCTTCGCGGCCTGAGCGGCGGCGGCACCGTGCATCATATCGCCTTCGCCACGCCCGACCGCCAGGCGCAAACCGAAGTGCGGGGCAAACTGATGGAAAAATCCTTCAATCCCACGCCCATCCTTGATCGCAACTATTTCACTTCTATCTATTTCCGCGAGCCGGGCGGCGTGCTTTTCGAAATCGCTACGTTAGGCCCGGGCTTCGCCGTCGACGAAGCGGCGGACCATCTGGGTGAAGCACTGAAACTGCCGCAGCAGTACGAGCCCATGCGTGCCGAACTGCTGGAATCGCTGCCGAAGGTCTCCGTTCAGCTTGATAATTTCCGTTAA
- a CDS encoding AraC family transcriptional regulator, with product MSYYLYRMEAVHNIRRNGDGALLAGMRTIDGTSEWHRAPLYAVVHLRSGSAVLETGRTTFSLQAPVLLFFTPYQEYAFHGAFSGSHLSFHGDFYCIEKHRHEVACNGVLFNNIYTPPFVPLDEEQAAQAAKYLELLQAAMSGRDDLGREDLVIAHLKILLIIATRVKSRQIAETLTQLPADAGPRLAQFHHLLEAYFKEWKKPAEYAAAMHITLKALSRLTSKYLSKTPSALIAERVVQEAKRALHFSHLSVKEIAAALGYDDPLYLSRLFRKQTGVSPREFRQQVGVVLLV from the coding sequence ATGAGTTACTATCTTTACCGGATGGAAGCGGTTCACAATATCCGGCGAAACGGTGATGGCGCACTGCTCGCCGGCATGCGTACCATCGACGGAACATCCGAATGGCACCGGGCGCCACTATATGCGGTGGTGCACCTGCGGAGCGGCAGCGCCGTTCTGGAAACAGGCCGGACCACCTTCTCCCTGCAGGCGCCCGTGCTCCTGTTTTTCACACCTTACCAGGAATATGCTTTTCACGGCGCTTTTTCTGGCAGCCACCTCAGCTTCCACGGTGATTTTTACTGCATCGAAAAGCACCGTCACGAAGTAGCCTGCAACGGCGTTTTATTCAACAACATTTATACGCCGCCGTTCGTTCCGTTGGACGAAGAACAGGCCGCGCAGGCCGCCAAATACCTGGAGCTGCTGCAAGCGGCAATGTCCGGCAGGGATGATCTTGGCAGGGAAGATCTCGTTATCGCCCATCTCAAAATTCTCCTTATTATAGCCACCCGCGTAAAAAGCCGCCAGATAGCAGAAACGCTGACGCAGCTCCCCGCGGACGCGGGTCCGCGGCTGGCACAGTTTCATCATTTGCTGGAGGCGTATTTCAAAGAATGGAAAAAACCCGCCGAATATGCCGCAGCCATGCATATCACCCTGAAAGCCTTATCGCGCCTCACCAGTAAATATCTTTCCAAAACGCCTTCGGCGCTTATTGCGGAACGGGTAGTGCAGGAAGCGAAGCGGGCGTTACATTTCTCGCATCTCAGCGTTAAGGAAATTGCCGCTGCGCTTGGTTACGACGATCCGCTGTACCTGAGCCGCCTGTTCAGAAAGCAAACAGGCGTTTCGCCGCGGGAATTCAGGCAGCAGGTGGGCGTCGTTCTTCTTGTCTGA